In Archocentrus centrarchus isolate MPI-CPG fArcCen1 chromosome 21, fArcCen1, whole genome shotgun sequence, the following are encoded in one genomic region:
- the gpr18 gene encoding N-arachidonyl glycine receptor: protein MWTEEELILHNLHNMTVDQNSTNMSETGTMSLEQGPVEYRISGLIFYCFIFIIGVLVNLTALWVFALTTKKRNSVTIYMINVALVDLTFILLLPFRMVYHHQDYWPFGDLFCRIMAALTIFYPCMALWLFALISTDRYMAIVQPKHGKELRNVPKAVVGSVLVWVMTLGSSVPLLFSDKDPDRTSNFTTCIKMQDIIFMRHDNPVNFARLIFFFFVPICIMIVCYVVIVDNLIHGRTSKLKPKVKQKSIRIIITLIIQVLVCFVPFHVCLVLRLVGEGRDGGYSTWAVFTTFLMNLSTVLDIILYYIVSKQFQDRVISVILYRNYLRSVRRKSRHTHTGSVRSMSNMTSAMI from the exons ATGTGGACTGAGGAGGAACTAATTCTACACAATCTCCATAA TATGACCGTGGACCAAAACTCCACCAACATGTCTGAAACTGGGACTATGAGCTTGGAGCAGGGACCGGTGGAGTACCGCATTTCAGGCCTGATTTTCTActgcttcatcttcatcattggAGTCCTGGTTAATCTCACTGCTCTATGGGTGTTTGCCCTGACCACAAAGAAAAGGAACTCAGTCACCATTTACATGATAAACGTGGCCCTAGTAGACCTCActttcatcctgctacttcctTTCAGGATGGTTTACCACCACCAGGACTACTGGCCTTTTGGAGATCTCTTCTGCCGAATCATGGCAGCCCTCACCATTTTCTACCCTTGCATGGCTCTGTGGCTGTTTGCCCTGATAAGCACTGACCGCTACATGGCCATTGTCCAGCCAAAGCACGGCAAGGAGTTGAGGAATGTCCCGAAGGCTGTTGTGGGCAGTGTTTTGGTGTGGGTCATGACCCTGGGCAGCTCTGTGCCCTTGCTCTTCTCCGACAAGGACCCTGATCGCACATCTAACTTCACCACCTGCATCAAGATGCAAGACATCATCTTCATGCGCCACGACAACCCCGTCAACTTTGCGCGactcatctttttcttctttgttcccATCTGCATAATGATCGTCTGCTATGTTGTCATTGTGGACAATCTGATCCATGGCCGCACCTCTAAACTCAAGCCTAAAGTGAAGCAGAAGTCCATCCGGATTATCATCACACTCATTATCCAGGTGCTGGTGTGTTTCGTGCCTTTTCACGTGTGCTTGGTGCTCCGTTTGGTGGGGGAAGGCAGAGACGGGGGGTACAGCACATGGGCGGTCTTCACCACATTCCTGATGAACCTAAGCACAGTCTTGGATATCATCCTTTATTACATTGTCTCCAAGCAGTTCCAGGACAGGGTGATTAGTGTGATTCTGTACAGGAACTACCTGCGAAGCGTGAGGCGAAagagcaggcacacacacacaggcagcgtCAGATCAATGAGCAACATGACCAGCGCAATGATATGA